In Serinicoccus marinus DSM 15273, the genomic stretch CTGGAGTCCGGCGTACGGCCGGGCGCGCGCGTCGCGGTGTGGAGCGAGGACGGGCGGACCATCGTGGAGGCACTGGACGGCGAGGCCGTGTCCCTGCCGACAGATGTCGCCGCGCACATCTTCTGCGCCGCGCCGACCCCTCCTGACGTGTGAGATGGCTCACGCGGAGCCTGGGAGGTCGGTTACGTCGGACCGCAAATCTGCAGGTCAGCAGGGATGGTGCTGGTGAGGTCTTCACGGGTTGTCCACACCGTCGTTACCTCAGCGTGACATTTGTTACCGGGCTGTGTACGGTTGTCGAGTCCTCCTCCCTGGGGGGATCCCCGAAGCGTGACTGCCTAGTCCTGTCCGCGCGCACCCGGGGCCGTGGCACGTACGAACACCGCTTGACAGGAGCGGGGGAACCACCTCTGGAGCCGGACCTGGCTCCTCGGGGCGAATGGTCCGGCTCGGTCGGACCAGGGGCACTCCAGCCCAAGCCCGACAGCTCACCCCGCAGGCACTGGAGGATCTACATGACGCAGCGCATCACCGGCCGCCACCGTCGGCCCGGTCGTCTCAGCACGACCAGCACCGCTCTGACCCGCACGGCGGCCGTCGCGGCCACCTCGACCGGGCTGCTGGCCGGCGCGACGCTGAGCGCCAACGCCGCCCCGGACCTGTCCCAGGACCGTGGTGAGGGCCTGCAGCGGCTGGGGGTCGACGTGAACGCCGACCGCACCGTGACCGTGGACCGCCCGGCCGAGGCCGTGGCCGCGCCCGAGGACGTCGACCTGGCCTCCTTCGGCGTCGGCGGCTTCTCCGCCTACACCCCGGTCGTCGAGGAGGAGCCCGCCCCGGTCGAGCAGACCGAGCAGGCTGCCCCGGCCACCGAGCAGGCTGCCCCGGCCACCGAGCAGGCTGCTCCGGTCACCGAGCAGGCGAGCGAGCAGGTCGCCGCCCGCGAGGAGACCACCGCCAGCCGCGACAACGAGCGTCAGGCGCAGCCCGAGCCCGTCGTCGAGGCCGAGCCGGCCGTCCAGGCCGAGCCCGAGCCGGAGCCCGAGCCCGCCGCTCCGGCCCCCAGCGGTGGCATCCTTGGCATCGCCGCCGCCTACACCGGCTACATGTACTCCTACGGCGGCTCCAGCCCCGCCACCGGCTTCGACTGCTCCGGCTACACCTCCTGGGTCTTCGGCCAGGCCGGCATCTCGCTGCCGCGCACCGCCGCGGCCCAGCAGTCCTACGCCACCCCGGTCAGCAACCCCCAGCCGGGCGACCTGATCTTCTTCGGCTACCCGGCCTACCACGTCGGCATCTACGCCGGTAACGGCATGATGTACGACTCTGGCCGCCCGGGCATCCCGAGCCAGTACCGCGCCGTCTTCGGTGGCGTCTCCGGCTACGGCCGGGTCGGCTGACCCAGCCCGCACCAGCCTGCACCGACAGGGCCCCGACCGCGCTGCGGTCGGGGCCCTTCGGCATACCTGGGGTCGAGGGCGCCGGCCGTCCCAGCGGTATGCCCGTCAGGCGGGGGAGGTCTGTGCCTGCGCGGGCTCGGCGTGGGCGACGTCGCTCTCGGGGTCCGACTCGTCGTCGAACTCGCCGAGGATCTGCTCCAGGATGTCCTCCATCGAGGCCATCCCGACGACCCGGCCCGAGTCGTCGCGCACGAGCGCGAGCTGACCGCGCTGCTGGCGCAGGCTCGAGACCGCGTCGATGAGCGGCATGGACGCGGGCAGCGAGGCCACCGGCTGCAGGAAGTCACCGAGCGACTGCACGCCCCGGCCCTGGGCCGAGGCCAGGATGGCGTCACGCACGTGGACGAGGCCGCGGATGCGCTGCTGCCCCTGCCGGCCGGTGGGCTCGACGACGAACAGCCGGGAGCGACCGCTGGCGTGGCTGAGGCGCTCCACGTCCGCCGCCGTCGCCGTGCGGGCGATGGTCACCGCCTCGGTGGTCGGGAATCACCGCCTCGACCGTCTCCTCCTCCAGGCGCAGCGCACCGGTGAGGATCTGGTGGTCGGCGTCCTCGAGCACGCCGTGCTCGTAGGACTGGGCGAGCAGCAGCTGCAGGTCGGCCGGGCTCTGCGCGTTGCCGAGCGCGTCGACGGGGTCGACCCCACCGAGGCGGAGCAGCAGGTTGGCCAGGGCGTTCATCAGCCACAGGACCGGCCGGGCGAGCCAGGTGAAGGCACGGAAGGGCAGGGCCAGGAGCATCGCCGAGCTC encodes the following:
- a CDS encoding C40 family peptidase — its product is MTQRITGRHRRPGRLSTTSTALTRTAAVAATSTGLLAGATLSANAAPDLSQDRGEGLQRLGVDVNADRTVTVDRPAEAVAAPEDVDLASFGVGGFSAYTPVVEEEPAPVEQTEQAAPATEQAAPATEQAAPVTEQASEQVAAREETTASRDNERQAQPEPVVEAEPAVQAEPEPEPEPAAPAPSGGILGIAAAYTGYMYSYGGSSPATGFDCSGYTSWVFGQAGISLPRTAAAQQSYATPVSNPQPGDLIFFGYPAYHVGIYAGNGMMYDSGRPGIPSQYRAVFGGVSGYGRVG
- a CDS encoding CBS domain-containing protein translates to MERLSHASGRSRLFVVEPTGRQGQQRIRGLVHVRDAILASAQGRGVQSLGDFLQPVASLPASMPLIDAVSSLRQQRGQLALVRDDSGRVVGMASMEDILEQILGEFDDESDPESDVAHAEPAQAQTSPA
- a CDS encoding CNNM domain-containing protein; this translates as MSTTQALLVSVLLLIANGFFVGAEFAVVAAKRHRLEERAEAGSRAARAAVDASRELSLMLAGAQLGITLCTLALGALAKPAVAYLLEPVIHAVGVPDVAVHAIAVAIAVSIVVFLHMVVGEMAPKSWAISHPESSAMLLALPFRAFTWLARPVLWLMNALANLLLRLGGVDPVDALGNAQSPADLQLLLAQSYEHGVLEDADHQILTGALRLEEETVEAVIPDHRGGDHRPHGDGGGRGAPQPRQRSLPAVRRRAHRPAGAAAHPRPRPRA